From the genome of bacterium, one region includes:
- a CDS encoding Mth938-like domain-containing protein, protein MKIESYSFGLIKIGGREFKSDLIIYPDHVDGKWWRKEGHLLQMEDLAGILALKPEILLVGQGLPGLMKVDEKVEEHCRENSIRLLVMPTEKAVEEYNRSADKNGKIIACFHLTC, encoded by the coding sequence ATGAAGATCGAAAGCTATTCCTTCGGGCTGATCAAGATCGGCGGCCGGGAGTTTAAGTCCGACCTGATCATCTATCCCGACCATGTCGACGGCAAGTGGTGGCGTAAGGAAGGCCATCTGCTGCAGATGGAAGACCTGGCCGGGATCTTGGCCCTGAAGCCTGAGATCCTGTTAGTGGGCCAGGGCCTGCCGGGGCTGATGAAGGTGGACGAAAAAGTGGAGGAGCATTGCCGGGAAAACAGCATCCGGCTTTTGGTAATGCCCACTGAAAAAGCCGTGGAAGAATACAACCGTTCAGCCGATAAAAATGGGAAGATCATCGCCTGTTTTCATTTGACCTGCTGA
- a CDS encoding tetratricopeptide repeat protein — MAFYPYHLKHRKAELLDLTGKWDQAEELYRENFLAAAKAARPQLEAESRSRLGVLFGNRGRYDEARDSLMAAQSLNETAGNLKGLAMVLGNLGWVYRMQGQYQKALEYNQQRLEISQRLEDKESIGDALGDQGVIYWCLGMIDGALDCYRQQEALCYQTGDRVGLARVLNNRGIIYNLLGKYQQAISDFQASSMIFRELGDISGLSNPEGNRGVTFALMGDRQNALKDYAVQTDIARKLGNKPILCLSLGNTADIYRDQGEWEKAAAFYRQSIEISREISARGQLCESLLSFAELRRRQNDKASCRSLLEEGRQLAGELGSPDHVFSAALLDAATRPDPDSSAQALRELLSKTPGESEQAAIHYELFRITKNPDHGVRGRELYRKAYESIPKAEFRERADELEEELGKLSQ, encoded by the coding sequence GTGGCATTCTATCCCTACCATCTCAAGCACCGCAAGGCTGAATTGCTGGACCTGACCGGAAAGTGGGACCAGGCCGAGGAATTATACCGGGAGAACTTTTTGGCCGCTGCTAAGGCCGCCCGGCCGCAGCTTGAAGCCGAGAGCCGGTCCCGGCTGGGAGTATTGTTTGGCAACCGCGGCCGGTATGACGAAGCCAGGGATTCCCTGATGGCGGCCCAAAGCCTGAATGAAACAGCCGGAAACCTTAAAGGGCTGGCCATGGTGCTGGGAAATCTGGGATGGGTATACCGCATGCAGGGCCAGTACCAAAAAGCGCTGGAGTATAATCAGCAAAGGCTTGAGATATCCCAAAGGCTGGAGGACAAAGAATCCATCGGCGATGCCCTGGGCGATCAGGGGGTGATATATTGGTGTCTGGGAATGATAGACGGGGCCTTGGACTGTTACCGGCAGCAGGAGGCCCTCTGCTACCAGACCGGGGACAGAGTGGGGCTGGCCCGGGTGCTAAACAACCGGGGGATAATCTACAACCTGCTGGGCAAATACCAGCAGGCCATCAGCGATTTTCAGGCTTCTTCGATGATATTCCGCGAGCTGGGCGACATCAGCGGATTGAGCAATCCCGAAGGCAACAGGGGTGTGACCTTTGCCCTGATGGGTGACAGGCAAAACGCCCTTAAAGACTATGCCGTCCAGACCGATATCGCCCGGAAGCTGGGGAACAAGCCCATCCTGTGCCTTTCCCTGGGCAACACGGCCGACATCTACCGGGATCAGGGGGAATGGGAGAAGGCGGCAGCGTTTTACCGGCAGTCGATAGAGATCAGCCGCGAGATATCCGCGCGGGGGCAGCTTTGCGAATCGCTGCTGTCGTTCGCCGAGTTGCGGCGAAGGCAGAATGATAAAGCGTCCTGCAGGTCTTTGCTGGAAGAGGGCCGGCAGTTGGCCGGTGAGCTGGGGAGCCCTGATCATGTCTTTTCCGCTGCATTGTTGGATGCGGCCACCCGTCCCGATCCCGATTCCTCTGCCCAAGCCCTACGGGAATTGTTGTCGAAGACACCCGGTGAAAGCGAACAGGCCGCCATTCATTATGAGTTGTTCAGGATAACAAAAAACCCTGACCACGGGGTCAGGGGGAGGGAGCTGTATCGGAAGGCCTATGAAAGCATTCCCAAGGCCGAATTCCGGGAGAGGGCCGATGAGTTGGAGGAGGAGCTGGGGAAACTCAGCCAGTGA
- the mtgA gene encoding monofunctional biosynthetic peptidoglycan transglycosylase: MRRLTNKIKRLMVWGLVLLAAYVLASVAWDMLHLPQIDELRTNNPKTTALMQQRRKEARARGQSFSPNQEFVPYGQISPYLKNAVLVAEDAGFFSHQGIDYAEVREAIKADWKKKRWARGASTITMQLAKNLYLSTSKSLTRKLSEAVLARRMDDQLSKARIFELYLNYIEWGPGLFGCQAASRFYFGCEVSQLTPEQAVRMASIIINPRRYGPFADSKRMSTRRKWIARKMLEYGHLTQAEHAALGF, encoded by the coding sequence ATGCGCAGACTGACGAACAAAATAAAACGCCTGATGGTCTGGGGCCTGGTCCTGCTGGCGGCCTATGTCCTGGCCTCGGTGGCATGGGACATGCTGCATCTGCCGCAGATAGACGAGCTAAGGACAAATAATCCAAAGACCACTGCCCTGATGCAACAGCGGAGAAAAGAGGCCCGGGCCCGGGGACAGTCTTTTTCGCCCAACCAGGAGTTCGTGCCCTACGGGCAGATCTCGCCCTATCTGAAAAACGCTGTTCTGGTGGCCGAGGATGCCGGCTTTTTCTCCCATCAGGGGATAGACTACGCCGAGGTCAGGGAGGCCATCAAGGCCGACTGGAAGAAGAAGCGCTGGGCCAGGGGGGCTTCCACCATCACCATGCAGCTGGCCAAGAACCTGTATCTCTCCACCTCCAAAAGCCTGACCCGGAAGCTGTCCGAGGCGGTGCTGGCCCGGCGGATGGATGACCAATTGAGCAAGGCCAGGATCTTTGAACTGTACCTTAATTACATCGAATGGGGCCCGGGATTGTTTGGCTGCCAGGCGGCCTCGCGCTTTTACTTCGGCTGTGAGGTTTCGCAGCTGACCCCGGAGCAGGCCGTCCGGATGGCCTCTATCATCATCAATCCCCGGAGATACGGGCCCTTTGCCGACAGCAAGAGGATGTCCACCAGACGGAAATGGATCGCCCGGAAGATGCTGGAATACGGGCATTTGACCCAGGCGGAACACGCTGCCTTGGGTTTTTAA